The following are encoded together in the Panicum virgatum strain AP13 chromosome 6K, P.virgatum_v5, whole genome shotgun sequence genome:
- the LOC120713705 gene encoding uncharacterized protein LOC120713705, whose product MAQSTIDHHRLHASCTLVLKSDGNPFNCAACKRGSSQALRYSCDSCPFDLHGQCATSPEYLNFWGHPHHLLKLVDSGPDLEGIISPMKPEVARALVASSPAADGHIPVYCDICTNEIEGMHYQCAPCGVFLHPVCTQLPVTLPSSQAHHPDHELTLICTFPTMCRGCGTPGTWGYRCFRCLIHFHANCIPEYHHMLGYPYACLEQNGVPDRTRRFGRILPPMPPPPPRMYVNQEDPFAVVNPLGIMDPLMMPRTGPSTTPSVRANPCGGAFPYSGEYGRSAFGQ is encoded by the coding sequence ATGGCACAAAGCACCATAGaccaccaccgcctccacgCAAGCTGTACCTTGGTGCTGAAAAGCGATGGCAACCCCTTCAACTGCGCAGCTTGTAAGCGCGGCAGCTCCCAAGCCCTCCGGTACAGCTGTGACAGCTGCCCCTTCGACCTCCATGGCCAGTGCGCGACGTCGCCGGAGTATCTCAATTTCTGGGGCCACCCGCATCACCTTCTCAAGCTGGTGGACTCCGGCCCCGACCTGGAAGGAATCATAAGCCCCATGAAACCGGAGGTCGCCAGGGCTCTGGTGGCCTCCTCGCCAGCCGCGGACGGCCACATCCCGGTCTACTGCGACATCTGCACCAACGAGATCGAGGGGATGCACTACCAGTGCGCGCCGTGCGGCGTGTTCCTGCACCCGGTGTGCACCCAGCTCCCGGTTACGCTACCGAGCAGCCAGGCGCACCATCCGGACCACGAGCTCACGCTTATCTGCACGTTCCCGACCATGTGTCGGGGGTGCGGCACGCCGGGCACGtgggggtaccgatgctttcgCTGCCTCATCCACTTCCATGCGAACTGCATCCCCGAGTACCATCATATGCTCGGCTATCCGTACGCATGTCTGGAACAGAACGGCGTCCCCGACCGCACGAGACGGTTTGGGAGGATCCTCCCaccaatgccgccgccgccgccaaggatgTATGTGAACCAGGAGGACCCATTTGCCGTCGTGAACCCGCTTGGCATCATGGACCCGCTCATGATGCCACGGACTGGGCCGAGCACCACTCCAAGCGTCCGGGCAAACCCATGCGGCGGAGCGTTTCCTTACAGCGGGGAGTACGGCCGCTCCGCGTTCGGCCAGTAA